The Nostoc sp. NIES-3756 DNA window GTTGTGGATAGTGAAGACTTGCAATAATTTGTCAGTGTTCAGTTGTTGTTAAAACGGAGTTTTTTATTGTTAGGCTAAACTATAGAGAAAAAGAACGCAGCGATCGCTTGATGGCGAAGCTGCGAGAATTGAATATAGATCCAGATACGATTTAAGAATCTGACTATTAGTCTTCAGGAAGAACCCATTTAGGCGGTTCGGACATTTTCTTCCGCAGACGTTCTTCCGCCATTTGCAACATTTGGTCTAATGATGTCTCGGCAATGAATTGAGAAGTAGCCTCTCTAAACTCAATGTTCGGACACTTATCGCCTAGAACACAACCGTTGACGCAAGCTTGAGCGCAGTTAATTTTCTGCTCCACAGTCCATTCCTCTCTACTAAGGGTCTTTTTTCTCTACCCTCCAGGTAAATTTTACCTTGTCAGTTAGGATGAAATAAGTCTAAATATCTACCATTTTAGAACAATGATGGTTGACCGTTGACCGTTGACTGTTGACTATGGACTAATGACTAATGACTGAACTCTTAGCTATTACTGGAACTATTGCAGCGATCGCTACTGCTATTGTCCCCCAACAAGGTAGTGTGGGTATTGTGCGGGTGTCTGGTTCTCAGGCAATAGCGATCGCACAAACTTTGTTTTCTGCTCCTGGTAAGCAAGTTTGGGAAAGTCACCGCATTCTCTACGGTTACATTCGCCATCCCCAAACCCGTCAAGTTGTCGATGAGGCGCTTTTGCTGATCATGAAAGCACCTCGTTCTTACACCCGCGAAGATGTGGTAGAGTTCCACTGTCACGGCGGGATTATGGCGGTGCAGCAGGTATTGCAACTATGTCTGGAAAACGGCGCTAGACTAGCTCAACCAGGGGAATTTACCCTCAGAGCCTTTTTAAATGGCAGACTAGATTTAACCCAAGCTGAGAGTATCGCTGATTTGGTGGGAGCGCGATCGCCCCAAGCTGCACAAACGGCTTTAGCTGGTTTACAAGGCAAATTAGCTCATCCCATCCGCCAGTTACGCGCTAACTGTCTAGATATTTTGGCAGAAATTGAAGCCAGAATCGATTTTGAAGAAGATTTACCCCCGTTGGATGATAAAGCAATCATATCAGATATTGAGAACATTGCTGTAGAAATTTCTCGGTTATTGGCAACTAAAGATAAAGGTGAACTGTTGCGGACTGGGTTGAAAGTGGCTATTGTCGGTCGTCCGAATGTGGGTAAATCCAGCTTGTTGAATGCTTGGAGCCAGAGCGATCGCGCCATTGTTACCGATTTACCCGGCACAACCCGCGACGTTGTGGAATCGCAGTTAGTTGTGGGCGGTATTCCTGTACAGGTGCTAGATACGGCAGGGATTCGGGAAACCAGCGACCAAGTAGAAAAGATAGGCGTAGAGCGATCGCGTCAAGCCGCCAACACTGCCGATTTAGTCTTGTTCACCATCGACGCAGCCACAGGTTGGACGACTGGCGACCAAGAAATTTATGAGCAAGTAAAACATCGTCCGTTAATTTTAGTGATGAATAAGATTGACTTAGTAGATCAACAATTGATTTCATCCTTAGAAGATCCGCAAGATATTATTCAAATTGTTCACACAGCCGCAGCCCAAAAACAAGGTATTGATGCGTTAGAAACGGCAATTTTAGAAATAGTTCAAGCCGGAAAAGTCCAAGCTGCTGATATGGATTTAGCGATTAATCAAAGACAAGCCGCAGCCTTGACTCAAGCGAAAATTTCTCTAGAACAAGTGCAAGCCACAATTACCCAGCAGCTACCCCTTGATTTTTGGACAATTGATTTGCGGGGTGCAATTCATGCGTTAGGAGAAATCACTGGGGAAGAGGTAACGGAGTCAGTGCTTGATAGGATTTTTAGTAGATTTTGTATAGGAAAGTAAATAGTGTAAATAGTTATCTGTCGCGGTCTTCTCGGATTAATGCTGTACTATCAGGCCATTCCACATCAGTCCGCAGACTCTGACGACGCAGACGATGTTCCTCTAAAATTTTGATTACATTTTTTCGCTTTTCCTGTTCCTCTGCTATCTTCTGCAAGGCTTTGTGCAATATTTTTATAACTTGAGCTTCAACAGAGCTATTTTCCGCTTTCGCTAACTCTTGCAGTTGTGCGTACAATTCATCAGGTATATCCAGCGCGTGAAGGGTAGCCATTGCTTGACCTTCTAAGAGAATTTAATGGTTATGGTAGCACGATGGGGATTTAGACGAGGAGGTGAGGGGGCGATCGCCTGTTATTTCTGTGTATATCTATAAAAAATAGGATAAATTTTTATTATTTTTTATCCTTGAAACCGAGTTTTTACTGACTTCGATTTATTTTTTAATTAGTGTCATTATATAAATATTTTATTAATTCCGAGTATTTACAAATGTAAAATAATATATTTAACAATCATACTTATATAGTAAAGACATATTCTCAATAGAGATTTGAGATCATAATTACTACTTGAGGGGAGAAATGAGTCTAGAAGAGTTTGTTGTTGATGCTGCTCCAGAACTTTTATTTAATGATTTTACTGCGAAGAATAAAGTAGGCGCTGTATCAGGTGGCATGGTGACTTTATCTGCGTTAGGAGCATTGGGTGTCACTGCTGTACCAATTGCAATACCTATAGTTATAGCTGGAGTGTTAGCAGGTGCAACAGGAGAATCTTCAGTTAAACATTCAGTTAAAAGTACAGCAAAAGGTATCGGTTCTATAGTTGGCGATGTAGCATCTGGAGTAGGTTCCGTAGTTGGTCATGCAGGCAAAGGAATAGCAGGTGGATTTGTAGGATTTATTGATATCTTCAAAAATGATGAAGATTTTTTTAACCGTGGAGTTGAAAAGATCAACAATAAACAATATACAGAAGCAATTAGTGATTTCTCTAAAGCAATAGAAATAAATTCTCAATATGCTGATGCTTATTATTTAAGAGGTTGTATTTATTCTGATACTGGTAAATATCAAGAGTCAATTAAAGATTTTTCTAAAGTAATTGAACTGGCTCCCCAGTGTGAAGAAGCTTATTTTCTAAGGGGATGTAATCGCTCTAATATTCGTGACTATCAAGGCGCTATTAATGATTATACCAAAACAATTACTATTAATCCTGAGCATCTTGAGGCTTATTGTAATAGAGGACATCTCTTAGCTGCACAAAAAAATTACAATGGGGCTATCTTTGATTACACAAAAACTATTATTTTAGGCTCCAATAATAAAGATATTTACGAAAGAAGAGGAAGAATATATATTGAAATTAAAGATTATAAATCAGCTTTAGCTGACTATACTCAGGTAATTAAGTTGGATAAACGCCAATTTAGTGCTTACTTTATTAGAGGTGGTATCCTTTTTGATTTGCAGGACTATGAAAAAGCAATACAAGACTTTACTTACCTCATTGAAAATAATTACAGTATAGCCGAGGCATACTTACATCGAGCTAACGCTTATATAGCAAATAAAGATTATGGAAAGGCTATTGTGGATTTTAATCAGCTTATCAGCATTCGCCCGAATGATGTATCTTGTTTATTAAGCCGGGCTGACGCTCGTACTATGCTTAAAGATTATAATGGCGCTATTAAAGACTGTAATTTAGCTATTAAAACAAGACCTCAGCATATTGAGGCTTATTGCAAAAGAGCTAATATTCGCAAGTTAAAAAGAGACTTACGAGGAGCAATTAATGATTATAATCAAGTTATACAAATTGATCAAAATCATGCTATTGCCTATGTACAACGTGGTTTTATTTATAAAAATCAATGTAAAAATCAAGAGGCAATAGGAGATTTTAAGCAAGCAATCAATATTTTTTCCAAAAAGTCCATGCAAAGTGAAGTTAAAAAACTTCAGCAAGAAATTCAAATATTGGAAAATGAAATTAAAAATACTCCCTGGTGGAAAACTAGGATTTTTTGAATCACACCATTAAGCAAAATTTATCCAACTGAGCTAAAAGGCTTTAGATGCAATTACTCATTTCTTAAAACGGAGAGGGGGAGATTCGAACTCCCGGAAGTTTTCACTTCATCCGATTTCAAGTCGGACGCATTCGACCACTCTGCCACCTCTCCAAATAACTGTCTAGCTTGGCTGACTCCTAATTTATCGGTTGGCACTAAAGCTGACAGATAATACTATAGCTTATCATCTACGCAGATGGTACTACTGAAGGCGAATATTTACGACACACTAGCCGATCGCTCATACAATACCTCCTCTTTCACCACCTGAAAATCTTCGCCTACCCAAACCAAGGAAGCTTGTGTCACCTCACCCGCCTCTAGGGAAACCAGCGAAAAATTCCGCAGCTTGCCGTTTTCACCTTCTACAATCCTTGGCACACTGGCGGCGTTGAGGTAAACTATCCCCTCTGGGCTGATAAAGATGGGTTTGCGTAGTTCTGTTTTGGTGTACCGTAAACTATGGTGCATATGACCAAAAGTCACCAAGGCTATGTGTTTACCAGCCGTCATTGTTAAAGAAATCGCCTCGGCTAAATCTGGGTCGCCAAAGTCGCCGCCGATGGGATGCCAATCTTTACCGCAGGGGTCTTCTGGCCGATCGCCTAATCCACTCGGCCCGTTATGACCCAAAAATATAATAGTCTCACAGGCTGCACTTTTCGCCGATGCAAATATTCTCTGTGCTGATTCTTCCAAATCTGTCACACCGTAACGCTGTTTACAGATGTCAGCAAATCGCCATTCATGACCACCCCAGGTAAAAGGACGACCACCGACTACAGTCAGATTCCATTCGGGGAAATCTAGCTTACTGTAACCCACATGGGCTGAACCTAGTAAATCTAATTGTTCCTGTACCCAGTCTTCCTTGGTGCGATCATAAGGACATTTCTTGCGTCCCCACTCTGTAGCCGAGTACCAAGCATCATGGTTGCCCATAATTGCTGCTTTGGGAATATTCACCGAAGCGATCGCTCTCACCACTTCCACCGACTCATTCCCAAAATCCCCTACAAACAGCACTAAGTCAACACCCAGATGCTTAAGTGCAATACCATCTTCTACTTCCCACTGATCATGAATATCTCCAACTACAGCAATTTTCAGTATTTTTGATTGAGATTTTTGACTGGTCATGCCGCTTTCCTTGCCCTATATATCCAGCATAGGAAACTCAGCCAGATTTTGACACTGTTTTAAGGTTTATGAGTTGAGAGAAGGAATGTAAGGGTATAAATAACCAAAATGTCAATACCCGTATATTTGTTCATTTGACCTTTATAAATTTTTCTCTGAGACGCTGTGATATTCGTAGCTGTATGAAGGGATAAGGCTTAAGCGCTCAACATTTTACTTTTGTGTGTCAATCTTGACTATTTAAGGGTGTGAATCTGCATCTATTTTTGGTAAAAACTACTATAATTAATTTACCAGACAAAATTTGTAATAAAAAGTAACCCTAACTGTGTTTACCACTGCTTTTGCTCAACGGGAACAGACTCAACCGGGTGGACTACCACTAGATTTATTTGCCGCTATTGAAAGTTTGAAAAAAGAACTCAACGCGGTTATCTTGGCGCATTATTATCAAGAACCGGATATTCAAGATATTGCAGACTTTATCGGCGACTCATTACAACTAGCAAGAGCCGCAGAGAAGACTAATGCAGATGTGATTGTCTTTGCAGGCGTTCACTTCATGGCGGAGACGGCGAAGATTCTCAACCCTGATAAGTTGGTACTGTTACCAGATTTAACAGCAGGTTGTTCTCTGGCTGATAGCTGTCCACCAGATGAATTTGCCGCATTTAAAGCCGCACATCCCAATCATTTAGTAGTGTCTTATATTAACTGCTCTGCCGAAATCAAGGCGATGAGCGATATTATCTGCACCAGTTCCAACGCTGTGAAGATTGTGCAGCAAATACCCAAAGAACAGCCGATTATATTTGCTCCCGACAAAAATTTGGGACGCTACGTCATGGAACAGACGGGACGGGAGATGGTGCTGTGGCAAGGTAGCTGCATGGTGCATGAAACCTTCTCTGAGAAGAAGATTGTACAACTAAAAGTTGCCCATCCCGAAGCAGAGGCGATCGCACACCCAGAATGTGAAAGTAGCGTATTGCGCCACGCCAGTTTTATCGGCTCCACAGCAGCCTTACTCAAATATTGCCAAACCAGCCCCAGCCAAGAGTTTATCGTAGCTACCGAGCCGGGCATTATTCACCAAATGCAAAAACTAGCACCGCACAAGCAATTTATCCCTGCGCCACCAATTAATAACTGTGCTTGTAACGAATGTCCATTTATGCGGTTAAATACTCTAGAAAAACTCTACTGGGCAATGAAAAACCGTACCCCAGAAATCACCATGCCAGAACACATCCGCATCGCCGCTCTGCGACCAATTCAACGGATGTTAGAAATGAGTAATTAGTTGATATTAAGTTGGCAAAAGTAGAGATTTCACACACAACATCTCTACTTTTGTTGAATTTTTAGATAATACCAATTAAAAAAAAGAATGCAACAGATGAATAGGATAAGGGCGCAAGTCTTTGCGTTCCTACAGATTTTTGATGTGTTGCAACGATTTTTTGAACATTTTTTATATTATTTTTCGATTTAGATAAACTATATTTTTTTAAATTTAATATAAAGCTCGAAACATATTGTTATTACTATTTGCCAATATGGGAACTCTTACATGAAGAAAGTAATAAAGCTTCTAATTTATGGTGAGAGGCGATCACATTTACATTAATGACTTCAATATTATTCCTTTTACTCATCACGGAATTGATTGTGGTGATGGAACAGTCATTCATTATACAGGAGAAAGTGTTTGTCGAATTTCTATCTACGAATTTAGCAAAGGTAAAAAAATTAATACATGGATATATGACAACTGTGATCATCCAGACCTTGTACTGCTACGTGCGGAGAGCAGATTAGGAGAAAGAAATTATCATCTTATTCTGAATAACTGTGAACATTTTGCTAACTGGTGTAAAACAGGAATTGCGGAGTCAGAGCAAGTGAAGCTCCCATTAAATTTAATTGATTTTTTTAATTGGCGAATGGAAGAGAGAGAACGTCAATCTTATCAAGATTTATTTTACAAACAGAATGAAATTCTTAGAAAGTTAGAAAAGCAATTAAGACATACAAAAACAATACCTACAAACCAACGAGAAAAAGTTGCCATCACAGGTTTTAATAATCAAACACAAGCAAATAGAAACACAGTATTTAAGGATTCTCTAGCTACAGATAAATTTGATTATCGTACACTTCAAGCTTTGTTACAAGAAGGTTATTGGCAAGAAGCTGATGAATTTACATTTTATGCAATGCTAAAAATCTCTAACAGAGAGTATGATAGATATTTCCGCCTAACAGATATTGCTAATTTTCCTCGTGAGGATCTACTTATCATTGATAAATTGTGGCGTGAACATAGCCGTAATTCATTTGGATTTAGTGTACAAAAAGAAATATATAGAAGTTTAGGCGGGAACCAGAATTATGAATACGAAATTTGGGAAAGATTTAGCAATAAAGTAGGTTGGCGTGTTAATGAAATACCAGTATCATATGAAAAATTATGTTTTAGCATCCATGCCCCAAAGGGACATTTCCCTCATGGTAAAAGAATAGGTTCTGAAATAATAGGGTTTTTGGCAATTATTTAGTGTATTGGCTATGGTTTGGGATGATTGACCAAACCATATACAATCACCAGTTTTCTCTTTAAGCAAGAGATAAATGCAGTTGCCATATAGTTAAGACTTACTCTTTTCAGCCTCTTTTTGCGCCGCCTCACTATATTTCTTATATAGCTGAGTACGTATCTTAGCTTCCTGATAACGACTGTGATCAGGTGGTACAGCTTTCATTAAATCGGAAGCACGTTGCCACATAGCAGCCAATTCCAACCATTGAGTTGAATTTTTAGCCACTTTACCTGCTGCTGAAGCTTGATTAGCAAGTCGCACAGCCGCCGCAAAATCATCAGAATCGTTAGCAGCGCCAGTATTAAAACTATTGCTCAAAACACCTGATTCTTTCTCGTTAGTATTGGCTGTAGCTAAAGAGTTTTTATTGTCGAACTGCACTAAGTTTTTCAGTTGTTCGTCAAACTGACTATAAAAAATCCAACCGAGTGATAACAATAAGCATAAAGCAAATGCCGATCGCAACTTCACTGGAGAAACTTTCTTTTGTTTAATTTTGTTATTTAGTGGCGAGTAGTCGGGTAAGTTTGTTTGCCCGATTTCCGCTTGTGCTTCTTGAATGTCTTTAATTAAGCGCTTGAGAACATTTGGTTGAGCAAGGGTAATTTCCTGTGTCCAGAGTAATTGGTCATCGCGCTCAAGTTCTGTCAACCAAAGTAACTGCTGTTCTCGCACAATGCGGCTGTTAATCTTGATGCGACGAATATTACGCGGTGCAATTGATTCCAGAATACGCTGGATTTGCTCCACTAGGCTAGACTGCTCAAGTTGCTCCTCCTGAGACGCTTCACACAATAGTTGTAAGACACCATCAGCAAAAACTGCCCTGATTCTCACACCGGATTTGGTGAGCTTGTCGTTTAACACTTGAATAATCGCTGCAACGCTCCCCTGATGGGCTTGCCAACCGATATCGTTTATTCGATCAACCATTGGAGATTTAG harbors:
- the mnmE gene encoding tRNA uridine-5-carboxymethylaminomethyl(34) synthesis GTPase MnmE; translated protein: MTELLAITGTIAAIATAIVPQQGSVGIVRVSGSQAIAIAQTLFSAPGKQVWESHRILYGYIRHPQTRQVVDEALLLIMKAPRSYTREDVVEFHCHGGIMAVQQVLQLCLENGARLAQPGEFTLRAFLNGRLDLTQAESIADLVGARSPQAAQTALAGLQGKLAHPIRQLRANCLDILAEIEARIDFEEDLPPLDDKAIISDIENIAVEISRLLATKDKGELLRTGLKVAIVGRPNVGKSSLLNAWSQSDRAIVTDLPGTTRDVVESQLVVGGIPVQVLDTAGIRETSDQVEKIGVERSRQAANTADLVLFTIDAATGWTTGDQEIYEQVKHRPLILVMNKIDLVDQQLISSLEDPQDIIQIVHTAAAQKQGIDALETAILEIVQAGKVQAADMDLAINQRQAAALTQAKISLEQVQATITQQLPLDFWTIDLRGAIHALGEITGEEVTESVLDRIFSRFCIGK
- a CDS encoding FitA-like ribbon-helix-helix domain-containing protein codes for the protein MATLHALDIPDELYAQLQELAKAENSSVEAQVIKILHKALQKIAEEQEKRKNVIKILEEHRLRRQSLRTDVEWPDSTALIREDRDR
- a CDS encoding tetratricopeptide repeat protein, giving the protein MSLEEFVVDAAPELLFNDFTAKNKVGAVSGGMVTLSALGALGVTAVPIAIPIVIAGVLAGATGESSVKHSVKSTAKGIGSIVGDVASGVGSVVGHAGKGIAGGFVGFIDIFKNDEDFFNRGVEKINNKQYTEAISDFSKAIEINSQYADAYYLRGCIYSDTGKYQESIKDFSKVIELAPQCEEAYFLRGCNRSNIRDYQGAINDYTKTITINPEHLEAYCNRGHLLAAQKNYNGAIFDYTKTIILGSNNKDIYERRGRIYIEIKDYKSALADYTQVIKLDKRQFSAYFIRGGILFDLQDYEKAIQDFTYLIENNYSIAEAYLHRANAYIANKDYGKAIVDFNQLISIRPNDVSCLLSRADARTMLKDYNGAIKDCNLAIKTRPQHIEAYCKRANIRKLKRDLRGAINDYNQVIQIDQNHAIAYVQRGFIYKNQCKNQEAIGDFKQAINIFSKKSMQSEVKKLQQEIQILENEIKNTPWWKTRIF
- a CDS encoding TIGR04168 family protein encodes the protein MTSQKSQSKILKIAVVGDIHDQWEVEDGIALKHLGVDLVLFVGDFGNESVEVVRAIASVNIPKAAIMGNHDAWYSATEWGRKKCPYDRTKEDWVQEQLDLLGSAHVGYSKLDFPEWNLTVVGGRPFTWGGHEWRFADICKQRYGVTDLEESAQRIFASAKSAACETIIFLGHNGPSGLGDRPEDPCGKDWHPIGGDFGDPDLAEAISLTMTAGKHIALVTFGHMHHSLRYTKTELRKPIFISPEGIVYLNAASVPRIVEGENGKLRNFSLVSLEAGEVTQASLVWVGEDFQVVKEEVLYERSASVS
- the nadA gene encoding quinolinate synthase NadA; the encoded protein is MFTTAFAQREQTQPGGLPLDLFAAIESLKKELNAVILAHYYQEPDIQDIADFIGDSLQLARAAEKTNADVIVFAGVHFMAETAKILNPDKLVLLPDLTAGCSLADSCPPDEFAAFKAAHPNHLVVSYINCSAEIKAMSDIICTSSNAVKIVQQIPKEQPIIFAPDKNLGRYVMEQTGREMVLWQGSCMVHETFSEKKIVQLKVAHPEAEAIAHPECESSVLRHASFIGSTAALLKYCQTSPSQEFIVATEPGIIHQMQKLAPHKQFIPAPPINNCACNECPFMRLNTLEKLYWAMKNRTPEITMPEHIRIAALRPIQRMLEMSN
- a CDS encoding GUN4 domain-containing protein; the encoded protein is MVRGDHIYINDFNIIPFTHHGIDCGDGTVIHYTGESVCRISIYEFSKGKKINTWIYDNCDHPDLVLLRAESRLGERNYHLILNNCEHFANWCKTGIAESEQVKLPLNLIDFFNWRMEERERQSYQDLFYKQNEILRKLEKQLRHTKTIPTNQREKVAITGFNNQTQANRNTVFKDSLATDKFDYRTLQALLQEGYWQEADEFTFYAMLKISNREYDRYFRLTDIANFPREDLLIIDKLWREHSRNSFGFSVQKEIYRSLGGNQNYEYEIWERFSNKVGWRVNEIPVSYEKLCFSIHAPKGHFPHGKRIGSEIIGFLAII